A DNA window from Ranitomeya imitator isolate aRanImi1 chromosome 2, aRanImi1.pri, whole genome shotgun sequence contains the following coding sequences:
- the HSPA5 gene encoding endoplasmic reticulum chaperone BiP has protein sequence MVRMKLLAVVLLVLASACADDDDKREDVGTVVGIDLGTTYSCVGVFKNGRVEIIANDQGNRITPSYVAFTPEGERLIGDAAKNQLTSNPENTVFDAKRLIGRIWNDPSVQQDIKYLPFKVTEKKTKPYIDVDVGDQRKTFAPEEISAMVLTKMKETAEQYLGKKVTHAVVTVPAYFNDAQRQATKDAGTIAGLNVMRIINEPTAAAIAYGLDKKEGEKNILVFDLGGGTFDVSLLTIDNGVFEVVATNGDTHLGGEDFDQRVMEHFIKLYKKKTGKDVRKDNRAVQKLRREVEKAKRALSSQHQSRIEIESFFEGEDFSETLTRAKFEELNMDLFRSTMKPVQKVLEDADLKKSDIDEIVLVGGSTRIPKIQQLVKEFFNGKEPSRGINPDEAVAYGAAVQAGVLSGDQDTGDLVLLDVCPLTLGIETVGGVMTKLIPRNTVVPTKKSQIFSTASDNQPTVTIKVYEGERPLTKDNHLLGTFDLTGIPPAPRGVPQIEVTFEIDVNGILRVTAEDKGTGNKNKITITNDQNRLTPEEIERMVNDAEKFAEDDKKLKERIDSRNELESYAYSLKNQIGDKEKLGGKLSSEDKETIEKAVEEKIEWLESHQDADIEEFKAKKKELEDIVQPIVGKLYGAGGPPPEGEETEKDEL, from the exons ATGGTCAGGATGAAGCTCTTGGCAGTCGTATTGCTGGTCTTGGCCAGTGCTTGTGCCGACGATGACGACAAGAGGGAAGATGTTGGCACCGTGGTCGGGATCGATCTGGGAACGACTTACTCCTG TGTTGGAGTGTTTAAGAACGGGCGTGTGGAGATCATCGCCAACGACCAGGGTAACCGAATCACCCCATCCTATGTGGCCTTCACTCCAGAAGGTGAACGATTGATCGGAGATGCTGCCAAGAATCAGCTGACGTCCAACCCCGAGAACACTGTGTTTGATGCCAAGCGTCTTATTGGTCGCATATGGAATGATCCGTCCGTTCAGCAGGACATAAAATATCTGCCATTTAAA GTTACCGAAAAGAAGACTAAGCCCTACATTGATGTGGATGTAGGAGATCAGCGAAAGACCTTTGCCCCAGAGGAAATCTCTGCCATGGTTCTGACCAAAATGAAGGAGACGGCTGAACAGTACCTTGGCAAAAAG GTTACTCATGCTGTTGTCACAGTGCCTGCCTATTTCAATGATGCCCAACGTCAAGCCACAAAAGATGCTGGTACCATTGCAGGGTTGAACGTGATGAGGATCATCAATGAGCC AACTGCAGCTGCCATTGCTTATGGTCTGGACAAGAAGGAAGGAGAGAAGAATATCCTTGTATTTGATCTGGGTGGTGGTACCTTTGATGTGTCCCTGCTCACCATCGACAATGGTGTCTTTGAAGTAGTTGCTACCAATGGAGATACCCATCTGGGAGGAGAGGACTTCGACCAGCGTGTCATGGAGCATTTCATCAAGCTTTACAAGAAGAAAACCGGCAAAGATGTTCGTAAGGATAACAGGGCAGTGCAGAAGCTGCGTCGTGAAGTGGAGAAAGCGAAGAGAGCCCTGTCTTCTCAACATCAGTCAAGAATTGAGATTGAATCTTTCTTTGAGGGAGAAGACTTCTCTGAAACTCTAACCCGTGCCAAGTTTGAGGAGCTGAACATG GACCTCTTCCGTTCCACAATGAAACCAGTCCAGAAGGTTCTGGAGGATGCCGACCTAAAGAAGTCTGACATTGATGAAATCGTCTTGGTTGGAGGATCCACTCGTATTCCCAAAATCCAGCAACTGGTGAAGGAATTCTTCAATGGCAAGGAACCATCCCGTGGCATCAACCCTGATGAGGCCGTGGCTTATGGTGCTGCCGTACAAGCTGGAGTACTCTCAGGAGACCAAGACACTG GTGACTTGGTCTTGCTTGATGTGTGCCCTCTGACTCTTGGCATTGAAACCGTTGGTGGAGTCATGACTAAGCTGATCCCCAGAAATACTGTTGTACCAACAAAGAAATCCCAGATTTTCTCTACAGCCTCTGATAACCAGCCTACTGTCACCATCAAGGTTTATGAAG GTGAGCGTCCACTGACAAAAGACAACCATCTTCTTGGCACATTCGACCTTACCGGCATTCCCCCAGCTCCTCGTGGTGTCCCTCAGATCGAAGTTACATTTGAAATCGATGTAAACGGTATCCTTAGAGTTACAGCAGAAGACAAAGGCACTGGCAACAAAAATAAGATCACAATTACAAATGACCAAAACCGGCTAACGCCAGAGGAAATCGAGAGGATGGTCAACGATGCTGAGAAATTCGCCGAAGACGACAAGAAATTGAAAGAACGAATCGACTCTCGGAATGAGCTGGAGAGCTACGCCTATTCCCTGAAAAACCAGATAGGTGACAAGGAGAAACTTGGTGGCAAGTTGTCTTCTGAAGATAAGGAAACCATTGAGAAAGCGGTAGAAGAAAAGATCGAATGGTTggaaagccaccaagatgcagacatTGAAGAGTTCAAAGCTAAAAAGAAGGAATTAGAAGATATTGTACAACCGATTGTTGGCAAACTATATGGTGCAGGAGGACCTCctcctgaaggagaggagactgagAAGGATGAGTTATAG